The following proteins are co-located in the Pyrococcus abyssi GE5 genome:
- a CDS encoding PIN domain-containing protein has protein sequence MERDKEKIWIVIDTNILISALIKDDSITSKIIKSGIFKIYYPEDGMFELEII, from the coding sequence ATGGAAAGAGATAAAGAAAAAATATGGATTGTAATTGATACCAATATTCTGATCTCGGCTTTAATTAAAGACGATTCAATAACCTCTAAGATAATTAAATCTGGAATTTTCAAAATATACTATCCCGAAGATGGTATGTTTGAGCTTGAAATTATATAA
- a CDS encoding PIN domain-containing protein: protein MIVQSPLYEDKTREAYKVMKNIDEKDTPFLALALKLKCPIWSNDSDFERQNLVKVYKTSYILKKFLRA, encoded by the coding sequence ATTATTGTTCAATCTCCTCTCTATGAGGATAAGACAAGAGAGGCTTATAAAGTTATGAAAAATATCGATGAAAAGGATACTCCCTTCCTAGCCCTTGCATTAAAGCTCAAATGTCCAATATGGTCAAACGATAGTGACTTCGAGAGACAGAATCTTGTCAAGGTATACAAAACATCATATATATTAAAGAAGTTTTTGAGAGCATAA
- a CDS encoding AAA family ATPase — translation MLFDPKPKERKEDLFDREEELAELISSITKYPITLLLGIRRTGKSSIIKVSLNEIDAIGIYIDVRKAMKGGRVSEERLKLQLLGNIRRLRINIPGIKLEPTPLDMTDIFDLLNSYGRKRRKIIVLAFDEAQYFRFYGSRGGEDFLLAVAYSYDNHEWIRFLFSGSEVGLLHDFLGFDDSKAPLFGRIYNEITLEPFPRDLSIEFLREGFREVNLNVPQEHIEVAVDELDGVPGWLVEYGYHYVHTRDHREALERTLQNALSLIRSELSELERRSERYVAILKAISLGINRWSKIKEYVEAKHGSITNARFSALLKNLEKMSWIRAELKDGRKVYRIVDPVVERVIRSL, via the coding sequence TTGCTCTTCGATCCAAAGCCTAAGGAAAGGAAGGAAGATCTGTTTGATAGAGAAGAGGAGCTAGCTGAGCTAATAAGCTCAATAACGAAGTATCCAATAACACTACTCCTAGGAATAAGGAGGACGGGGAAATCTTCAATTATTAAGGTCTCGCTGAACGAAATTGATGCCATTGGAATCTACATAGATGTTAGGAAAGCCATGAAAGGAGGTAGGGTTTCTGAGGAAAGGCTTAAACTTCAACTTCTGGGGAATATTAGGAGGCTGAGAATAAATATTCCTGGGATTAAGCTCGAGCCCACACCTTTGGACATGACAGACATATTTGACCTGTTAAACTCTTACGGCAGGAAAAGGAGGAAGATAATTGTCCTAGCATTTGACGAAGCCCAGTACTTCAGATTTTACGGATCTAGGGGTGGTGAAGACTTCCTCCTGGCGGTCGCTTACTCTTACGATAATCACGAGTGGATAAGGTTCCTATTCTCAGGTTCAGAGGTTGGTTTGCTACACGACTTCCTTGGATTCGACGACTCAAAGGCTCCCCTCTTTGGTAGGATATACAATGAAATAACCTTGGAACCTTTTCCCAGGGATCTCTCAATTGAATTCCTGAGGGAAGGTTTCAGGGAGGTAAACCTCAACGTTCCCCAGGAGCATATAGAGGTAGCTGTTGATGAGCTCGACGGAGTTCCAGGATGGCTGGTTGAGTACGGTTATCACTACGTGCACACTAGGGATCATAGGGAGGCCCTGGAGAGGACGCTCCAGAACGCACTATCACTGATAAGGTCGGAGCTCTCTGAGCTTGAGAGGAGGAGCGAGAGGTATGTAGCAATCTTAAAGGCTATATCTCTGGGAATTAACAGGTGGTCCAAGATAAAGGAGTACGTCGAGGCTAAACACGGTTCAATAACCAACGCTAGGTTTTCAGCCCTGCTTAAAAACCTCGAGAAGATGAGCTGGATAAGAGCTGAGCTTAAAGACGGGAGGAAAGTGTACAGGATAGTTGATCCCGTCGTTGAGAGGGTAATCAGGAGTTTATAG
- a CDS encoding DHH family phosphoesterase gives MRLIIHHWDTDGITSAALLMKKLGEDFENLTGPIGEFRFDDRIWKEIERAEEIYVVDFNVPREAEKLRVPTVFIDHHSQPRIKNPLVKHVNPVLEGRYYPSASFVVSEYLNYWNEWSALGVVGDIGVKAFEVPRVNELLKLDREDALKLVELIDSNYIIMNRKAVEEAVRVLLENGVKDILEYEPWLRNVEAINKEIERALANVEVKGEIAFVEFESPFNIISKVARRLVWEEGNEIAIVVNRNFHGKAQVYCRALNLDLKPLIEKLKVSGFNAGGKREVLGCICERGEVDKVVEVIVEELKLLQVFY, from the coding sequence ATGAGGCTGATAATTCATCACTGGGATACGGATGGAATAACCTCGGCCGCTCTTTTAATGAAGAAGCTCGGCGAGGATTTCGAGAATCTTACTGGTCCAATTGGGGAATTTAGATTCGATGATAGGATATGGAAGGAAATTGAAAGGGCTGAAGAAATCTACGTAGTTGATTTCAACGTTCCAAGAGAAGCTGAGAAGTTAAGAGTTCCAACCGTTTTCATAGACCACCATTCCCAGCCCAGGATTAAGAACCCTCTCGTTAAGCATGTAAACCCGGTTCTTGAGGGGAGGTATTATCCTTCAGCGTCCTTTGTTGTTTCCGAGTACCTGAACTACTGGAATGAGTGGAGCGCTTTAGGTGTCGTTGGTGATATAGGAGTCAAAGCATTTGAAGTTCCTAGGGTTAATGAACTGTTAAAATTAGATAGGGAAGATGCTCTAAAGTTAGTCGAGCTCATAGATTCCAACTACATAATTATGAACAGAAAAGCAGTGGAAGAGGCAGTGAGGGTTTTGCTGGAGAATGGTGTCAAGGATATTTTGGAGTATGAACCTTGGCTTAGGAACGTAGAGGCGATAAATAAGGAAATCGAGAGGGCTTTAGCTAACGTCGAGGTTAAAGGCGAGATCGCTTTTGTGGAGTTCGAAAGTCCCTTTAACATAATATCGAAGGTAGCCAGGAGGCTAGTTTGGGAGGAGGGGAATGAGATTGCAATAGTCGTAAACAGGAATTTCCACGGGAAAGCTCAAGTTTACTGTAGAGCTTTGAACCTAGATTTGAAGCCCCTAATTGAGAAGCTTAAGGTGTCAGGATTTAACGCTGGAGGTAAGAGGGAAGTTCTTGGGTGCATATGTGAAAGGGGGGAAGTTGACAAAGTTGTTGAGGTTATAGTTGAGGAATTGAAATTGTTGCAAGTGTTCTACTGA
- the sat gene encoding sulfate adenylyltransferase, whose amino-acid sequence MVSKPHGGKLIRRIAAPRTRERILSEQHEYPKVQIDHGRAIDLENIAHGVYSPLKGFLTREDFESVLDHMRLSDDTPWTIPIVLDVEKPEFEEGDAILLYHKETPIARMHVEDIYTYEKEEFALKVFKTKDANHPGVAKVYSMGKYLVGGEIELLNELPNPFAKYTLRPIETRVLFKEKGWKTVVAFQTRNVPHLGHEYVQKAALTFVDGLFINPVLGRKKRGDYKDEVIIKAYEVLFEHYYPKDVAVLATVRYEMRYAGPREAIHHAIMRKNFGATHFIVGRDHAGVGNYYGPYEAWDLFDEFPDLGITPMFIREAFYCKKCGGMVNEKICPHDEKYHVRISGTKLRNMIMRGEKPPEYMMRPEVYEVIRSFDNPFVE is encoded by the coding sequence ATGGTTTCGAAGCCTCACGGTGGTAAGTTAATTAGAAGGATAGCCGCTCCCAGAACCAGGGAGCGAATTCTGAGCGAGCAACATGAGTACCCCAAAGTTCAAATAGACCACGGTAGGGCCATAGATTTAGAGAACATAGCTCATGGAGTCTATTCCCCACTAAAAGGATTTCTAACTAGGGAGGATTTTGAGAGTGTTCTCGACCACATGAGGCTGAGTGATGACACTCCATGGACGATACCAATAGTGTTGGATGTTGAAAAGCCAGAGTTCGAGGAGGGGGATGCCATTCTGCTTTACCACAAAGAAACACCAATAGCAAGGATGCACGTTGAAGACATATACACCTATGAGAAAGAGGAGTTCGCTCTGAAGGTTTTCAAAACCAAAGATGCCAATCATCCTGGGGTTGCAAAGGTTTATTCCATGGGCAAGTACTTAGTTGGTGGCGAGATAGAGTTACTGAATGAGCTCCCGAACCCCTTCGCGAAGTACACACTAAGGCCCATAGAAACTAGGGTTCTCTTCAAGGAGAAGGGTTGGAAAACAGTAGTCGCGTTCCAAACTAGGAACGTCCCCCACCTTGGGCACGAATACGTTCAAAAAGCAGCTCTTACCTTCGTGGATGGATTATTCATAAACCCCGTCCTCGGGAGAAAGAAGAGGGGAGATTACAAGGATGAGGTCATAATAAAGGCATATGAAGTTTTATTCGAGCACTACTATCCAAAGGATGTTGCAGTTCTAGCTACTGTCCGCTATGAGATGCGCTACGCGGGGCCAAGGGAGGCTATACATCACGCTATAATGAGGAAGAACTTCGGGGCAACTCACTTCATAGTTGGTAGGGATCATGCAGGGGTTGGAAATTATTACGGCCCATATGAAGCGTGGGATCTCTTCGACGAGTTCCCTGATTTGGGGATAACACCGATGTTCATAAGGGAAGCGTTCTACTGCAAGAAGTGTGGAGGAATGGTCAACGAGAAGATATGCCCTCACGATGAGAAATATCATGTAAGGATAAGCGGAACCAAGCTAAGGAACATGATAATGAGGGGAGAGAAGCCGCCTGAGTACATGATGAGACCAGAGGTTTACGAGGTTATAAGGAGCTTTGACAACCCCTTCGTGGAATAG
- a CDS encoding ribbon-helix-helix domain-containing protein, giving the protein MGDEEKFVTIEIPKTLYEKIENRIKDTGFSSVSEYVTYVLREVLASLEEEEEEEVFTEEEEEKVKERLRALGYLD; this is encoded by the coding sequence ATGGGAGATGAGGAGAAGTTTGTAACAATTGAGATTCCAAAAACGCTTTACGAGAAGATAGAGAACAGGATCAAGGATACTGGATTTTCCTCCGTCTCTGAGTATGTAACTTATGTTTTGAGGGAGGTCTTAGCAAGCTTGGAGGAGGAAGAGGAGGAAGAGGTTTTCACAGAGGAGGAAGAGGAGAAGGTTAAGGAGAGGCTTAGAGCCCTTGGCTACCTTGATTGA
- a CDS encoding alkaline phosphatase family protein, which yields MVLRMLEELNVRKVFVIGLDSAPPELLFNRFINDLPHIKKLLKKSVYGPMKTGIPAITIPMWMVMVTSKTPGELGLYGFRHRKGNSYTEYWIAHSKKVKEPTIWDYLGQKGKKSIIVGVPPTYPPKPIKGYLVSCFITPDASVDYTYPRELKGEIERLVGEYIFDVPFRKEAKDEVKEGLWEMTEKRFEVIRYLLQEKEWDYFHFVEIGLDRVHHAFWRYFDENHHLYPGKGNKYENVIPDYYKLLDKEIGKTLKLIDLEETAVFIVSDHGIKAMHGNFAVNQWLAEEGLLKVKDPKVLHDGKVKRLEHVEVEWSDTIAWGWGGYYSRIFLNVKGREREGKIPFSKFDSVRDEVAEMIKSIRGPNGEKWNTRVFYPEEIYPVARGSKPDLMVYFDDLNWRAAGTIGHPTNYLPENDTGPDDANHSEYGVFSMYLPGFEDSKAIQLSIYDFAPTVLTLFGIREPLREMHGKSIL from the coding sequence ATGGTGTTAAGAATGTTAGAAGAGCTGAATGTTAGAAAAGTGTTTGTCATTGGCTTAGATTCAGCGCCACCCGAGCTTTTGTTCAACAGGTTCATCAATGATTTGCCCCATATAAAAAAGCTCTTGAAGAAGTCAGTGTACGGTCCAATGAAAACCGGAATTCCAGCGATAACAATTCCAATGTGGATGGTAATGGTTACGAGTAAAACCCCAGGGGAGCTCGGCCTCTATGGCTTCAGACACAGGAAGGGTAACAGCTATACCGAGTACTGGATAGCCCATAGCAAGAAAGTTAAAGAACCTACGATCTGGGATTACCTCGGTCAAAAAGGAAAGAAGTCTATTATAGTTGGAGTCCCTCCCACCTATCCGCCCAAGCCGATAAAAGGCTACCTCGTGAGTTGCTTCATAACTCCAGATGCCTCGGTAGATTACACTTATCCAAGGGAGCTTAAAGGTGAGATCGAGCGGTTGGTTGGAGAATACATATTTGACGTTCCCTTTAGAAAAGAGGCTAAGGACGAAGTTAAGGAAGGACTTTGGGAGATGACGGAGAAGAGGTTCGAGGTTATAAGGTACCTCCTCCAGGAGAAGGAGTGGGACTACTTCCACTTCGTTGAGATAGGCCTCGACAGGGTTCATCACGCGTTCTGGAGGTACTTCGACGAAAACCACCACCTATATCCCGGAAAGGGGAACAAATACGAGAACGTAATCCCCGATTATTACAAGCTTCTAGACAAGGAGATAGGGAAAACTCTGAAGCTCATTGACCTAGAGGAGACGGCAGTTTTCATAGTCTCAGATCATGGAATCAAAGCAATGCACGGAAACTTTGCGGTGAACCAGTGGTTGGCTGAGGAGGGGTTGCTAAAGGTTAAGGATCCAAAGGTTCTACACGATGGAAAGGTCAAGAGGCTCGAGCATGTAGAGGTTGAGTGGAGCGATACAATAGCTTGGGGATGGGGAGGGTACTACTCAAGGATATTCCTCAACGTGAAGGGAAGGGAAAGGGAAGGGAAAATACCATTTTCAAAGTTCGATAGCGTGAGGGATGAAGTTGCTGAGATGATAAAGAGCATTAGAGGCCCCAATGGCGAGAAGTGGAACACGAGGGTTTTCTACCCTGAAGAGATATACCCCGTCGCAAGGGGTAGCAAGCCCGATCTCATGGTGTACTTCGACGACCTAAACTGGAGGGCTGCTGGAACGATAGGGCATCCAACGAATTACCTTCCAGAGAACGATACTGGTCCAGATGACGCCAATCACTCAGAGTATGGTGTTTTCTCGATGTACCTTCCAGGATTTGAGGATAGCAAGGCCATACAGCTGAGCATCTACGATTTCGCCCCTACGGTATTAACGCTGTTCGGGATAAGGGAACCCCTAAGAGAGATGCATGGAAAGAGTATCCTGTAG
- the cysC gene encoding adenylyl-sulfate kinase yields the protein MEGFTIWLTGPSGAGKTTLAVKLAKKLREMGYKVEILDGDTIRKTLYPNLGFSKEAREMHNRIVIYMAKLLTRNGVIAIVSLISPYKRIREYARKEIGRFMEVYVYAPLEVRIKRDPKGLYAKAIRGEIRGLTGYDGVYEEPENPEVKVDSSRMTPDEEAELVIRKAKELGYLP from the coding sequence ATGGAAGGGTTTACGATATGGCTTACTGGACCTAGCGGTGCAGGGAAGACTACCTTGGCCGTGAAACTTGCAAAGAAGCTCAGGGAAATGGGATACAAGGTTGAGATCCTTGATGGAGATACTATAAGGAAAACCCTCTATCCAAACCTAGGCTTCTCCAAGGAAGCTAGGGAGATGCACAATAGAATCGTTATATATATGGCTAAATTACTGACAAGGAATGGAGTCATCGCTATAGTCTCTTTAATTTCACCATATAAGAGGATCAGGGAGTACGCTAGGAAGGAGATAGGGAGATTCATGGAGGTTTACGTCTACGCTCCTCTTGAGGTTAGGATAAAGAGGGATCCAAAGGGATTGTACGCTAAAGCAATTAGAGGTGAAATAAGGGGCTTAACTGGATACGATGGTGTTTACGAGGAACCTGAAAATCCAGAGGTCAAGGTCGACTCTTCGAGGATGACACCAGATGAGGAGGCAGAGTTAGTAATCAGAAAGGCCAAAGAGCTAGGATACTTACCCTAG
- a CDS encoding sulfite exporter TauE/SafE family protein has translation MLTFVLLGFTVGFLVGLTGIGGGALMTPSLIFLGVEPLTAVGTDLLYATITRIFGIVFRYRKGRIRTDIALKLLAGSVPAILIGGFLIRYFTQVINEYLTIFLGVVLVSSSILGLIKEIKLPVKPKVIYVYLLGFIVGFIVQFTSIGAGVIVSFALLNVARVDPRDVIGITLLYGLGLSLISSTSYLILGKVNYNILLLLTIGSIPGVYTGTLLSSTTDKEKLKKIMNVLILVIGILILLRRFFQ, from the coding sequence ATGCTAACTTTTGTATTACTGGGCTTTACGGTTGGATTTCTTGTAGGTCTAACTGGAATAGGTGGAGGAGCCCTGATGACACCCTCTCTTATATTCCTAGGCGTTGAACCACTAACCGCAGTTGGAACTGATCTGCTGTACGCAACTATAACTAGAATCTTTGGCATCGTCTTTAGGTACAGAAAGGGAAGGATAAGAACCGACATAGCCTTGAAGTTGCTAGCTGGAAGTGTGCCGGCAATATTGATTGGCGGATTTTTGATCAGGTATTTTACTCAGGTTATTAACGAATACCTCACGATTTTCCTTGGAGTTGTCCTTGTTAGTAGCTCTATCCTTGGCTTAATTAAGGAAATCAAACTTCCGGTAAAGCCAAAGGTTATTTACGTTTACTTATTAGGCTTCATAGTAGGGTTCATAGTTCAGTTCACATCGATAGGGGCTGGAGTTATAGTCAGTTTTGCCCTGCTCAACGTTGCCAGAGTTGACCCCAGGGATGTGATTGGGATAACTTTACTCTATGGTCTAGGATTATCTCTCATAAGCTCTACATCATATCTAATCCTCGGGAAGGTTAATTACAATATCCTACTCTTACTAACAATAGGGTCAATCCCAGGAGTTTATACTGGGACATTGCTAAGCTCTACCACAGATAAGGAGAAGCTTAAAAAGATTATGAACGTTCTCATCCTCGTGATTGGGATTTTAATCTTACTCAGGAGGTTCTTTCAATGA
- a CDS encoding flippase, whose protein sequence is MSSEVTQALARIARGTGIIFAGTLISTFLGFITRVLIARHFSESDYGVFNLALTILTISFIVATLGFPTSLPREIPVYREKYPEKVNRLISTVILVVVATSIILMAFLFLGSQAIAEVFKEPKLVEPLKVISLALPFYALTSMLVSISQGFGRVREKVYFTNITYPTLFLAFATLGVIFGKSIKAVVIAYTLSWVVTLFLIVWDYSRVKIFTLELTFDLNIAKSLLTFSLPLLLSGILGFVMTWTDTLMIGYYLTSREVGIYNSATPLAKMLPIFLASFSYLYMPISSQLYAQGKVKEMGRVYQMTTKWTFLLTLPMFLMLVLFPQATISFIFGEKYLDASVALQILAIGFMFHTFLGLNGLTLVIIGESKLNMIGDLIAALSNILLNIALIPFYGVNGAAFATSVSYIVANFFRSFWLYRKTGIHPFTKNYLKPLGIGVLLVGMIKAVHLNVGNIWYALILLGLILVVYSLLVLVVKSLDREDLELMLEIEKKLGLNLGILKNFLKRFAQ, encoded by the coding sequence ATGAGTTCAGAGGTTACCCAAGCCCTAGCTAGAATAGCTAGAGGAACTGGGATCATATTCGCAGGTACGCTAATATCCACGTTTCTAGGGTTTATAACCAGGGTCCTCATAGCTAGGCACTTCTCAGAGTCTGATTACGGTGTTTTCAACTTAGCCTTAACGATTCTTACGATATCTTTCATCGTCGCAACGTTGGGCTTTCCAACATCTTTACCTAGGGAGATACCAGTCTACAGGGAGAAGTATCCGGAGAAGGTTAACAGGTTAATCTCAACTGTTATACTCGTAGTTGTCGCAACCTCCATAATTCTTATGGCATTCTTATTCCTGGGCTCTCAAGCTATAGCCGAAGTGTTTAAGGAGCCAAAGCTTGTTGAGCCCTTAAAAGTTATTTCACTGGCTCTTCCTTTTTATGCTTTAACATCAATGCTAGTTTCAATATCCCAGGGATTTGGGAGGGTGAGAGAGAAGGTTTACTTTACTAATATTACCTATCCGACCCTTTTTTTAGCATTCGCAACTTTGGGAGTTATCTTTGGAAAAAGCATTAAGGCAGTAGTTATAGCCTACACGCTATCCTGGGTAGTGACCCTATTTTTGATTGTGTGGGACTACAGTAGGGTTAAGATCTTCACACTTGAGCTTACTTTTGATTTAAACATCGCGAAATCTTTACTTACCTTCTCACTTCCTTTGCTTTTGAGTGGTATCCTGGGCTTTGTAATGACTTGGACGGATACGCTAATGATAGGTTACTATTTAACTTCTCGAGAAGTTGGAATATACAATTCAGCGACTCCACTAGCCAAGATGCTTCCCATTTTTCTGGCATCTTTTAGCTACCTCTATATGCCAATCTCTTCTCAACTCTATGCCCAGGGGAAGGTAAAGGAGATGGGAAGGGTTTATCAAATGACTACGAAATGGACGTTCCTCCTAACGTTACCAATGTTCCTAATGTTGGTTCTATTTCCCCAAGCTACAATAAGCTTCATCTTTGGTGAAAAGTACCTAGATGCCAGCGTTGCATTACAGATATTGGCGATTGGCTTCATGTTTCACACCTTTCTAGGGTTAAACGGGTTAACACTAGTGATTATAGGAGAAAGTAAGCTAAACATGATTGGAGATTTGATAGCTGCCTTATCTAACATTCTTCTGAACATAGCTCTGATACCGTTTTATGGGGTTAATGGTGCTGCTTTTGCAACAAGCGTTTCCTACATAGTTGCAAATTTCTTTAGATCTTTCTGGCTTTATAGAAAAACAGGAATACATCCATTCACCAAGAATTACCTAAAACCTCTCGGCATAGGGGTTCTCTTGGTAGGAATGATCAAAGCAGTTCACTTAAACGTGGGGAACATATGGTACGCACTCATCCTCCTTGGATTGATACTAGTGGTTTATTCTCTTCTGGTTCTTGTTGTGAAGAGCCTCGACAGAGAAGATCTGGAGCTAATGTTGGAGATAGAGAAAAAACTTGGTCTGAATCTTGGCATATTGAAGAATTTTCTAAAAAGATTTGCCCAATGA
- a CDS encoding glucose-1-phosphate thymidylyltransferase, translated as MKALILSGGYGTRLRPLTYSQQKQLIPVANKPVLFYAIEDVIEAGIHEIGIIVGPNKEQVIETVKSVDWDANIEFIYQGEPKGLAHAILVARDYLGNDDFVMYLGDNILREGIVRHKEHFEKSDYDASILLCEVPNPQQFGVAELSEDGKTIKRLIEKPKHPPSNLALVGIYFFRPIIHEAVRHIKPSWRNELEITDAIQWLIDNGYKVGWTKVTGWWKDTGKPEDLLEANRLVLDEIEREIKVETRAKIIGRVKIEEGAKIDENTIIKGPAVIGRNAVIRNAYIGPYTSVGNNVVIEDTEVEDSIIMDGSVIIGAGRIIESIIGKEVRIVRGDGHPLGRRLIVGDKSQLTL; from the coding sequence ATGAAAGCCCTAATCCTCTCAGGCGGTTATGGAACTAGGCTAAGGCCCTTAACTTACTCACAGCAAAAGCAACTGATACCGGTAGCAAATAAACCAGTCCTTTTCTATGCGATAGAAGATGTTATAGAGGCTGGGATTCACGAGATAGGAATAATCGTTGGCCCAAATAAGGAACAGGTTATAGAAACAGTAAAGAGCGTTGACTGGGATGCTAACATAGAGTTCATTTATCAAGGGGAACCTAAAGGATTGGCACATGCTATTCTAGTTGCAAGAGACTACCTTGGCAATGATGATTTCGTAATGTATCTCGGAGATAATATACTAAGGGAAGGAATAGTCAGGCACAAAGAGCACTTCGAGAAGAGCGATTACGATGCAAGCATTTTACTTTGTGAAGTTCCCAATCCACAGCAGTTTGGAGTTGCAGAGCTGAGTGAGGATGGAAAGACGATAAAGAGACTAATCGAAAAGCCAAAGCATCCCCCAAGCAACCTCGCACTAGTGGGTATCTACTTCTTTAGGCCAATAATCCACGAGGCCGTGAGGCACATAAAGCCGTCATGGAGGAACGAGCTGGAGATTACCGATGCAATTCAATGGCTCATCGATAATGGATATAAGGTGGGATGGACGAAAGTTACAGGTTGGTGGAAGGACACGGGAAAGCCAGAAGATTTGCTTGAAGCTAACAGGTTGGTGCTTGATGAAATTGAGAGGGAAATCAAGGTGGAAACTAGGGCGAAGATAATAGGAAGGGTAAAGATAGAAGAAGGTGCAAAGATAGATGAGAACACCATCATAAAGGGCCCAGCAGTAATCGGACGGAATGCTGTGATAAGGAACGCTTACATCGGGCCTTACACGAGCGTAGGAAATAATGTCGTTATAGAGGATACTGAAGTTGAGGATTCAATAATCATGGATGGTAGCGTTATAATAGGTGCCGGGAGAATAATTGAGAGTATTATAGGTAAGGAAGTCAGGATAGTGAGGGGCGATGGACACCCCTTAGGTAGAAGGCTCATCGTTGGTGACAAGTCCCAGCTCACCCTATGA
- the rfbB gene encoding dTDP-glucose 4,6-dehydratase, with amino-acid sequence MRILVTGGMGFIGSNFIRYILEKHNDWEVINLDKLTYGSNPANLKDIQDDPRYTFVKGDVADFELVRELIKKVDAIVHFAAESHVDRSISSPDNFLHSNVIGTYTLLEAIRKENPGVRLVHISTDEVYGDILKGSFTEEDRLMPSSPYSATKAASDMLVLGWARTYGLNASITRCTNNYGPYQFPEKLIPKTIIRAKMGLKVPIYGTGKNVRDWLYVEDHVRAIEAVLLKGEAREIYNISAGEERTNLEVVRTILRIMDKDESLIEFVEDRPGHDIRYSLDSWKIIRELKWRPKYRFEEGIKKTVEWYLENEWWWKPLINERVLHPTPWKLEW; translated from the coding sequence ATGCGTATTCTAGTAACAGGTGGTATGGGATTCATAGGGAGCAACTTCATACGTTACATCCTTGAAAAGCACAATGACTGGGAGGTCATAAACTTAGACAAGCTAACCTACGGTTCAAATCCGGCAAACCTAAAGGATATCCAAGATGATCCCCGCTATACGTTCGTTAAGGGTGATGTGGCAGATTTTGAGCTTGTGAGAGAGCTCATCAAAAAGGTTGATGCGATCGTTCACTTCGCGGCTGAGAGCCACGTTGATAGGAGCATTTCTTCTCCAGATAATTTTCTTCACAGCAATGTCATAGGGACTTACACTCTCTTGGAGGCTATCAGAAAAGAAAATCCTGGGGTAAGATTAGTTCATATAAGTACAGATGAGGTTTATGGAGATATACTCAAAGGCTCATTTACCGAAGAGGATAGGCTCATGCCTTCCTCTCCTTACTCTGCTACTAAAGCGGCTAGTGATATGCTAGTCTTAGGATGGGCGAGAACATATGGTTTGAATGCATCCATAACGCGGTGCACCAACAACTACGGGCCCTACCAATTCCCCGAAAAGCTCATACCGAAGACAATCATAAGGGCCAAGATGGGACTAAAGGTTCCCATATACGGAACTGGCAAGAACGTTAGAGATTGGCTCTATGTAGAGGATCACGTGAGGGCCATTGAAGCTGTTTTGCTGAAAGGGGAGGCAAGGGAGATTTATAACATCTCGGCCGGGGAGGAAAGAACGAACCTTGAGGTTGTTAGGACAATATTAAGGATTATGGACAAGGACGAATCTCTCATAGAGTTCGTCGAGGATAGACCCGGTCACGACATCCGTTATTCACTCGATTCTTGGAAAATCATTAGAGAGCTCAAGTGGAGACCTAAGTATAGGTTCGAAGAGGGTATTAAGAAGACCGTTGAATGGTACCTCGAAAACGAGTGGTGGTGGAAGCCCCTAATTAATGAGAGGGTACTCCACCCAACGCCCTGGAAATTGGAGTGGTAA
- a CDS encoding antitoxin family protein — protein MPIIIECIYENSIFKPLKKVGLRDGQKVKIIIFEEVSLLKRDME, from the coding sequence ATGCCAATTATTATTGAGTGTATTTATGAGAATAGTATCTTTAAGCCTTTAAAGAAGGTAGGGTTAAGGGATGGGCAGAAAGTCAAAATTATAATCTTCGAGGAAGTATCATTGCTGAAAAGAGATATGGAATAA
- a CDS encoding DUF2281 domain-containing protein, translating into MENAYELFQKLPDDLKREVIDYIEFLLEKKAKKKRGQLKLTWKGALKELRDKYSSVELQHKALEWWE; encoded by the coding sequence ATGGAAAATGCGTATGAACTTTTCCAAAAGTTACCCGACGATCTCAAGAGAGAAGTTATAGACTATATAGAATTTTTGTTAGAAAAGAAAGCGAAGAAGAAGCGAGGACAGCTCAAGCTTACATGGAAAGGAGCCTTAAAAGAATTGAGAGATAAGTACTCTTCTGTAGAGCTTCAGCATAAAGCTCTTGAATGGTGGGAATAG